The genomic DNA ACGCATTGTCTCGTCCGGCCAGGGCTTCGTCCGCCGGGTTTTGTAGTCGACGTTGATCATGAGCACTTCGTTAGTCGCGACCGCCCATCCCTCTTCACCGTGGTACATGTGATGAAACAGGTGCAAGCGCTTGGCGTCGTGATCGAGAATCTGCGAGGTGACCCTGAGCGGCGCGCCGAGACGGACCTCGCGTGCGTACGCCAGATGGGTTTCCAGCACGAACAGCATGCCGATCTGATGCTCGGTGTAGAGCGGGCCCACGCCGAGCAGCGCGCAGAGCACGTCAGCGGCCTGATCGAAGACGGTTACGTACACGGCCATGTTCATGTGGCCATATGAATCGATCCATTCGGGAAGGACGACGGCGCGGTAGCGATCCAGTGGAGCGTTCAGGTCGAGTTCGGGAAGAGAATAGGGGAAAGTCATTTTGCGCGGCGCGCCTCCTTGTGCTTGCGGCCAGCCCTGCCGGATAGATCGAACCAGATGCTATAAGTATCGGGAGATGATTTCAGTGCTCGACGCTTTTCATCCAGCGGTTCGCGCCTGGTTCGCCGAGCGATTTGCAACTCCCTCGCCCGCGCAGGCGCTGGGATGGCCGGTGATCGCCGAATGCGATTCGCACCCCGGCCATGACGTGCTGCTCTGCGCGCCGACCGGCAGCGGC from Candidatus Binataceae bacterium includes the following:
- a CDS encoding thioesterase family protein yields the protein MTFPYSLPELDLNAPLDRYRAVVLPEWIDSYGHMNMAVYVTVFDQAADVLCALLGVGPLYTEHQIGMLFVLETHLAYAREVRLGAPLRVTSQILDHDAKRLHLFHHMYHGEEGWAVATNEVLMINVDYKTRRTKPWPDETMRRLGLMATAHAALPKPENAGRVIGIKKSA